The Anoplopoma fimbria isolate UVic2021 breed Golden Eagle Sablefish unplaced genomic scaffold, Afim_UVic_2022 Un_contig_8371_pilon_pilon, whole genome shotgun sequence genome includes a window with the following:
- the LOC129116355 gene encoding microfibril-associated glycoprotein 4-like: MALVMPLDCSDIHNNDNSRPSGVYTIYPIGSTSAVQVYCDMVSQEGRWTVFQRRMDGSVNFYRPWDQYKFGFGSAAGEYWLGLETLFHLTLRKRYELLVDMEDFSGNTVSARYSSFSIDPESSGYTLHVSGFTDGGAGDSLSSHSGQKFSTFDKDQDSYAGNCARLYLGAFWYSSCHYTNPNGVYRWGADNTLYAVGVDWYHWKGHDDIL; the protein is encoded by the exons ATGGCTCTGGTCATGCCGCTGGACTGCAGTGACATCCATAATAATGACAACAGCCGACCCAGCGGAGTGTACACCATCTATCCCATCGGATCCACGTCTGCTGTCCAG gtgtacTGTGACATGGTCTCTCAAGAAGGACGCTGGACG GTGTTCCAGAGGAGGATGGACGGCTCGGTGAACTTCTACAGGCCCTGGGATCAATACAAGTTTGGCTTCGGTAGTGCAGCAGGAGAGTACTGGCTCG GGCTTGAGACTCTCTTCCACCTGACGCTGAGGAAACGGTATGAGCTGCTGGTCGACATGGAGGACTTCAGTGGAAACACAGTGTCCGCTCGTTACTCCTCGTTCTCCATCGACCCAGAGTCCTCCGGATACACACTGCATGTGTCTGGATTCACTGATGGAGGGGCAG GAGACTCCCTGAGTTCTCACAGCGGGCAGAAGTTCTCCACCTTCGACAAAGACCAAGACTCGTATGCAGGGAACTGTGCCAGACTATACTTGGGGGCATTCTGGTACAGTAGCTGTCACTATACAAACCCCAACGGGGTTTATCGTTGGGGGGCTGACAACACTCTCTATGCTGTTGGAGTTGATTGGTACCATTGGAAGGGTCATGACGACATCCTGTAG